A single window of Candidatus Acidiferrales bacterium DNA harbors:
- the bamD gene encoding outer membrane protein assembly factor BamD, producing MAYLLAVLLVWLAAAGCGRGKKPDTMDLSQSQEPDKILFERAQYEIQRKHWTVARLTLQTLINTYPDSDHLAKAKLAIADSYYAEGGTAGLTQAEAEYKDFITIFPMLPEAADAQMRVAMSHYRLMEKPDRDRTHAVRAEEELKVFLKTYPGSPLVEEAEHRLREVQEVLAEGDFRVARFYFIKGSNRAAIPRLREIVDEYPTYSKSDRALWMLGQSFERIERAEEAANSYSRIITEYPLSKLVPDAKDKLTALNRPIPEPKPEVVARAQLEAQQAKKAGVVGRLTGMFKHGPDVSGAQGKITKPNLESRTGRSAQVAAVPAPAGSGVVVQTVPEASGPGPGSSPSPGASSTSPSVEANPTPSSPAATQAGSAQDTSASSSPSSRAEEQQADTKKKKDKKPKKESSSKKKGTLKKIITLGQG from the coding sequence TTGGCGTATCTGCTGGCGGTGTTACTGGTGTGGCTGGCGGCGGCCGGCTGCGGCCGGGGCAAGAAGCCGGACACGATGGACCTCTCGCAGTCGCAGGAGCCGGACAAGATTCTTTTCGAGCGCGCCCAGTATGAAATTCAACGCAAGCATTGGACGGTCGCCCGGCTGACCCTGCAAACCTTGATCAACACCTATCCGGATAGCGACCACCTGGCCAAAGCGAAGCTGGCCATCGCCGATTCCTACTACGCGGAAGGTGGCACCGCCGGCCTGACGCAGGCGGAGGCCGAGTACAAGGACTTCATCACCATCTTCCCCATGTTGCCGGAAGCGGCCGATGCGCAAATGCGCGTGGCGATGTCGCATTATCGCTTGATGGAGAAGCCCGACCGCGACCGCACCCATGCCGTCCGCGCCGAGGAAGAGCTGAAGGTTTTCTTGAAGACCTATCCGGGCAGCCCGCTGGTCGAGGAAGCCGAGCATCGCTTGCGCGAAGTGCAAGAGGTGCTGGCGGAGGGTGATTTCCGGGTGGCCCGCTTTTACTTCATCAAAGGCTCGAACCGCGCCGCCATCCCCCGCTTGCGCGAAATCGTGGACGAGTACCCGACTTATAGTAAGTCCGACCGGGCACTCTGGATGCTCGGTCAATCCTTCGAGCGCATCGAGCGCGCCGAAGAGGCTGCCAACTCCTATTCACGGATCATCACCGAATATCCGCTGAGCAAGCTCGTCCCCGACGCCAAGGATAAGCTCACTGCCCTCAACCGGCCGATCCCCGAGCCAAAACCGGAAGTGGTTGCCCGCGCCCAGTTGGAAGCACAACAGGCAAAGAAAGCGGGAGTGGTTGGTCGCCTGACCGGCATGTTCAAGCACGGCCCCGACGTCTCGGGAGCACAGGGCAAGATCACCAAGCCGAACCTCGAGAGCCGGACCGGCCGCTCAGCCCAGGTTGCCGCCGTCCCGGCACCAGCAGGCTCGGGCGTGGTCGTGCAGACGGTCCCGGAAGCGAGCGGGCCGGGACCAGGCTCGAGCCCCTCGCCGGGCGCCTCTTCCACGTCCCCATCCGTCGAAGCCAACCCTACACCTTCCTCCCCGGCTGCCACCCAGGCTGGGTCGGCGCAGGACACCTCGGCCAGCAGCTCTCCCTCATCGCGGGCAGAGGAGCAGCAAGCCGACACCAAGAAAAAGAAAGACAAGAAGCCGAAGAAAGAGTCCAGTAGCAAGAAAAAGGGAACCCTCAAGAAGATCATCACGCTGGGGCAAGGTTAG